The DNA window AACTTTTACGCGGGCCAcgtcacaggcacttatttcAGTCAAGCCAAATCCTTTgatttatatctaaataatatttctaatatacaAGTTTATGTAAAAACGACTGCGTTCAGTATTTACTAATAAGTAAAAATCatagaagtaatatatattttaaaatgtaacaagaTATAGAAAGAAGATGTAGAAGAAATAGTTCATTCATTTGGTACTCAACTAATGCATGTACTGTGCtgtcataaattattttgattagagttattgtaatattttaagcaACAAATTATGTAGGATGTTAAAAAAGACGTGGAtggattatatttataactataattcCCCAATTTCATGCATCAAGAAAATGCTGAACTTACAGGTGCTGGGCACTCAGCGAATGTCCTGTTGACCAGCCAGTCTTCATGTAGCTTGTGCAACTCCTCTATATAGGAGAGTGGCACACACTGCTCCTCTGAGCGAGCTCGCCTCTTTATCCTTTCATGCACAACTGATGGAGTTGTTTTAAGGTACACTGGAAAAATAACAAGCTCTTGTGAATCTCCAGCAGGcatttctaatttttaagagttatgtgtgatattaattataattcaagcaattaaaacatcacttgatTTATCAGTTAAGTTATCCATAATGTCCTGTATGTTTATTGGTGTGcattgtacaataaagtatactttctttctttcttcgtTCTCAAGGGCAACTAAAGTCCACACTTGGGTAATAACTCATATTTCTTTAGTCTATTGCTAtctaatttatacaaaaaacccAAAAAAGTTACTTACCTATCAAATCAGCTTCAATTGGTATTTCCCTTTGGATAAATCTGAACCACTCGTCCAAAACTGCAAACTGTGCCGGATGGAGGGTCCCCTGCCTCATCATGTGCTCAACAAAGCAGTACCTTGCGCTATACAGAGACCTCTCCATCAACTTCACTGGAGTGGAGGTTGGCCGTCGGTGCATGTCCAACATGGTCATTGAGACATATGCTTGGAATGTCATCGCCCATTTTGCTGGGTCTTTGTACATAAGGTCCTGGGAAAAGGGTAACATAGTTATGGCTAAATTAGCAGTTTGCTTTGTGAAAGTAagttttacaaaacaaaattttgctttatGTTCAAACTGCAGCTCTGGACTCGCAGCGTAGagcaatttagtttatttatactttCAGAAGCAGTGATAGTGCATTAGGTAGGAGCCCGACCTCACTTTTGGGGAGCAGAGTCAAATCCTAGTTACCACctcaatctttttatttttagttatgagcgttttaagtaatcaaatatcacttgcttcaacgtgaaggaaaacattgtgaggaaaccagcatgccttagagttcaaACTAATGTTcactaaggtgtgtggagtccaccaatccgcaataagctagcatggtggactacataACTGGGGACACCCATGCTCAGTagggggccggtaatgggttattatgatgatgattttcaaTTACACTATCAAGTAATTAAGCCACTGAATAGAGTAAAAAAGGCTTACCAAGAGATTCCATCCCTTAAGATTGCGCCACTCCTCCACGGGCTCCGTAAGCAACGTTATATCTTCAAACTGTTGAAAGTGCTCCAGAAACGTCGTTTTGCCGCTTCCAATGTTACCCTCCACGAGCACGGTGAACGGCTTTAAATTAGATGCATTCATTTTATGAATTAGTCGTTCCACTGAaacgatatttaaaaattgatcAAGATTTGACGCGTTTCGCTCGGAAGATTTCCCGCCTAAATGGATATTGTCTTGTCTACCCAGAAATAATAATAGAGACATAAcctgtcaaaaaaaaaagtaaacaaacgcacctttatgaaaaatactatatattttacttctcaacatatttcataaaattaaacattgcacgctaaataaatttcagtataaacatattacatttttaagCACACTATTGCGAAATGTGAGtaaataatggtttttttttccaaattcatATACTAAGCAAAACCACAGACCAGTGGGAAGAACACAGACAAGTAACTTACCGCATAAGGCAACGTATACACAATGTAATCGAATAATGAATCCGATTTGATGATCCAACTCAAGTTCATTCAACTTTATAAAGGTCAATACTCATCATTCATGTGCTCGCTTTAAATTTGCTTCCACCAATGAAAGAAATCCACGAAATCCATTGACAATTTATAGTATGTTGTCCATGATATTTCGGCAAAGGAATTGACGTGTTGCTTCGAGGTTGTTTCCAGTTCATTATTCACGGCTTTTTAATACAGATAAAACGTTTTGGAttgaattaaagtaaataatattgattactgtGATCGTAGGATAATTGTTTAAGTATAGAAATGTTGCATTCACACTTATTAGGTAAGTATAAAAACATGTAATTTGTGTGAAATTTCACTTCACGGTATTTAACCCGGTGTTTTGTATTTAGGTAAGTGTTTAATTTGATTGTTTGGTTTATGCAGGTGTTATTTTATTCGTGACAAGTTCGTATGCTCTATACGAGTCGTCCTCAGATGTAGTTGAACTAACACCCAGTAATTTCGAGCGTCTGGTCACAAAATCTGACGAAATATGGATCGTGGAATTCTTTGCACCTTGGTGTGGACACTGCAAGAACCTTGTCCCTGAATACCAGAAAGCAGCCCGAGCACTTAAGGTAAAGTACAGTCAAAGGgccctttgtttttttatccaaatatttgactattgttttaattattttatgtattgccAACTTAacgattttattttcttttttaattaatatttaatcggAAAACATAAGTATGGTATTTCTAAATCAcaataattgaaaattgttgCAATAGTTTTGTCACACTATAATGTCAGAGCATGTGAGCATGCAAAATTCTGCATGGATATTGCAACTATGTCCCACATTTATTTCACTAGAATTTTATGTATACAAATTATTGCAACCAATCTTTATCAAAATAGCATTTCATAATAGATGCAAGATGAAATTCTGTATAAAACATAACCATTGGGTGGgcttttaagattttatattatgtgtaacaTTCCAAGTtagaataacatttttattttacagggtATAGCAAAAGTAGGAGCAATAAATGCAGATCAACATAAAGAGTTTACTAAGAAGTATGGAGTCACAGGCTTTCCTACCATCAAGATGTTTGTGGGAAACAAACAGAATCCGTATCAGGGTCAAAGAACTGCTGAGGCTTTTGTTGATGCAGCTCTTACGGCAGCCAAGGAAAAGGCTTACGAGACTCTTGGAAAGAAAGCTGGCGGATCAACTTCGGATAAGGTAAACATTAATAGAATACTATAGACTTCATTTGTTTTAAAGCAAAGGGTTGGTATATACAAAAAGATCAGCCTTTGATAAGCAACAGCTGTTTTAACTTTGATGCAGTAAGCTGTTAATGCAAGTTGGCAAGCTTAACAATTCTCTGAGCATTGGTgcacaagtgtaaataatatacatgtaataattaaaaaagatattagGATAAAAGAGGTAAAGCGGTAGCCCAATGGGTCAGACTTCaatttcacttttggggggctgaGTTGAgccttttaacttttttaacttaCAGCGttgtatgcaattaaaatatcacaatgcttcaactgtgaaggaaaacgtcgtgaggaaaccttcatgcctgagagttctatataattttctcaaaggtatgttgAGTCCACCGTCTAGTGGACTAttgccttaaacccttctcattctcgtTGTGGGATGAAAATAGTGCCCTGTACtgagctggtaatgggttgatatgatgatgatgatgataaaaagagGTTCAACtactcctattccctgttgctgTGCAATGGCAGGTGGATAAGATAATTTTATTCTGTGTCAGGTGATATCATtcttgtctcctgcctgtgttagCCGTTCATTATGAAGTTTGTAACATGCACATTGAACAAACGATTGATTGTTTGTATGTGTAAGTGATACTAACAGGGATCAACAGCTCTTTGAGGCattaactttatttacattGGACGATAATGCTCAAAAtactaatttttaaatgtttaagtgGTGTTATATACTATACAGAATTTAAGTGATGTTAAATACTAAGGTATACAGAATCAAATTTTTAATGCAATCATTGAAGCTGTGAATGCTACGCTACTAAAATGAATAATCATTAATATGTCAAACATTCAGGCAAAATTCAGGAAAACCCTTTATGGTCACTACATACCATGGAAATCAAACCAAATAACACAGAGTATAGAACAAATTCAGACTCCTTATTCACAAATTAAGGAAATAAGATTCAAGGATTTACAAACACATCTGTTTCGCAGAAGAATGTCTGACACTGAGTGACCAAAAATTATTAGATTTCTgcccaaagtaaagaaaatgtACTGTATgctattcattaaaattagcattatttaacagttttatttaagccttttagagtttattttactaatactaTTGAAAATAATGAGTGTTATTACTTTCAATGATTAAGAGTGAGGAAGCCTCATGGTAGATAAATACTCGTAACACATTTAAAGgggcaattaatatttaaatactttatatatcaAATCCAGTTTTCATTAATTACAAATctatttcatacattttatacaataatttaatacaattgCAGCACTAGTGTCTATTCTTCCTTTTCATTTTTCATCTCCCCGGGAAACATTTTGATTGGCCAAAGGGAAAGGTCTGGAAAACCAGTAATTTTATATTGACCAAATTACTTTGactaaagaataaaattattgctAATATCGTGTCACAGATTATATATGGCAGAAAATCATGATAATACTGTATACAAGCCCCTATACCAGatgaatgtaatatgtaaaaaaatacaaaatgttcaCCTTGAGCTAATGCTGCAGCCAggaattttagtatttaaaaagactaattaattattaaaagcctGTTTTTCTGTTCTGTAATGTTTTCCTAGTTAATGACCGGGTGTCCAAATTAACATATTTCGAGGGACATATCACTACCTTATGAATAAGTATTTTTACGAGTATCGTTACGAAGCTCTCGCTTTTACTGACTTCCGAAAACTGCGCAGGCTCTTAGTACGCCAAGTATATCACGATTTCATCTTTGTATAAAGACATTTGTGTGTATTTGCTAATACTGTAAACGCATGCTCTCCATGGGGTCCATTAACAAGGTGTTCGAATACTTTATATGAAGCCTATATACTTTCCGtactgtaatttattattttaatctctaAAATAGCGATCGGGAATACCACATGTTTCAATCAgtgacaaatatttatttttataattatattagatGTGGCCAGCGTCCGCGTTTGCGCCTTTACAATACCCGTGAAGAACCGTTTGTTTGCTTGGCATAAAAAGTAGTCTAAATTGCTTTGTGTCCTTTCAACCAATTCAATGTCAAAATAcaaattgattgatttataagTTAGGGACTGCGTAAAGTAACGACAAACAAAGACAGTttcgcacttataatattagtaagaatgaTATTCGGCTCCAAAAGATCGtagaatgatgatgaataccCAATCTATCAAATTGAAGAAGTTGTTTTCAACTGTTAGTTCCAGATATAAGCGCgtggtaacaaacataaaacacaCTTTTAGCTATATTATTTAGTTGAGATATCTAAATCGCATACACTTCGTGTACTTCGCGATTTAGAAAGTAGCCATATCTCTTAGCAAGAGCTGTAGAGTCCGACGCCATCACGATGAGATCTAAATAGGATCTAAACGTCATGGTATTTGAAAGTTGTATGGAATGAGTGCGTCACTTTATAAAGGTACGCATTTGCGATGTCGCCTACGAACTTCCTACGCATAAACTATCACTCTTATAGATATTCGTGAAACCAATATGTTCAGGACACGTCAGTGTGACCTCTAACAAACTTGCGGCCCGGTGTACGTTGTTGCCCGCCCACACTTAGGTACCTTATGTAcgcgtatatatatttttattgataaaaaattaaaaaaaaaaaaaacccaatattttattacaacgtatATTAATAGTATTGATAAAACTATTAACGTTGGA is part of the Pararge aegeria chromosome 2, ilParAegt1.1, whole genome shotgun sequence genome and encodes:
- the LOC120630979 gene encoding deoxynucleoside kinase, which produces MLRSKIYSIFHKVERLIHKMNASNLKPFTVLVEGNIGSGKTTFLEHFQQFEDITLLTEPVEEWRNLKGWNLLDLMYKDPAKWAMTFQAYVSMTMLDMHRRPTSTPVKLMERSLYSARYCFVEHMMRQGTLHPAQFAVLDEWFRFIQREIPIEADLIVYLKTTPSVVHERIKRRARSEEQCVPLSYIEELHKLHEDWLVNRTFAECPAPVLMIDADLDLTQITEEYKKSEHQILRRAVDVVMQSPNKLSPKKPITGSAIKIAPQIRL